Below is a window of Pseudobdellovibrionaceae bacterium DNA.
CCCGGTGGAAACCGAATTCGACCGCGTCAGGCTCACGTTCGTGAAACGCTCATAGTGCCCCAGATCCAGATCGGTCTCGGCGCCGTCCTCGGTGACGTAGACCTCACCGTGTTGCAGCGGCGACATGGTCCCCGGATCGACGTTGAGGTAAGGGTCCATCTTCATGAGGGAGATACGGATCCCGCGCGCTTCCAGCAACGAACCCAGCGACGCCGCCGTCAGTCCTTTACCGATGCCCGAAACGACCCCGCCCGTCACGAAGACGAACTTCTGCTGGAATCCTTTTTTGGTCGTTTTTTTGGTCGAAATTTTCGCGCGCGCGGGTCGGGATGCCGTTTTGGTTTTCTTTTTCGAAGTCTTCATTCATCCCTCCAGATTTCATTCAGTTTTACAAGATCGTCCGGGGTGTCAACTCCCAGGCTGCGGCCTTCAACGCGGGTCACGAAGATCCGCTCCCCCATCTCGAGCGCCCGCAGCTGCTCCAGGCTTTCCGCCCGCTCGCAGTAGCTCGGAACGGTGCCGCAGAACTCATCTAAAAAGCCCTTCCGGTAGGCGTAAAAGCCCATATGCTTCAGCACGGGACCGGCGCCCATCTCCGCGAAGCTCTGCCGCGAATACGGCGCGGCGTAGCGGGTGAAGTAGATCGCGTGGGATTTGGAGTTCACGATGGCCTTCACGGCATTCGGCGACTCCAGGTCTTCGGCCCCCAGATCGTGCGCGATCGTCGACATGCGCAGCGAAGCGTCGCGCTGAAACGGACGGATCAACGCTTCGATCCACTCGCGGCGCACCTGGGGCTCATCGCCCTGAACGTTCACCACCAGATCGTCCGCGCCCAAACCCAATTGCGTCGCGGCCTCGTGAATGCGATCCGAACCCGAGGGATGGTCGGTGCGGGTCATCGCGACCTGAAAGCCTGCGGCCTCGACCGCCTGGCGAATCCGCTCGTCATCGGTTGCGACCACGACCTGTGCTTCGGGCCAAGCCGCGCGCGATTTCTCCGCGACTCGTACGATCATGGGTTTTCCCTGCACCAGCGCCAGCGGCTTACCCGGAAAACGGGTCGAGGCAAAACGCGCGGGAATGACGATCGCAATTTTCATTCGCCCTCCACCGCTTCGTCGGCGACGGGTTTGGTCTTTTTCTTCGCGTTCAGCGCGGGCAACACCCAGCTCTTGAAAAGAAATTCTTCGACTTCTTCCGCGCCGATTTTTTTGGTGTTCGAAACCATGAAGACCGGGCTCCCCGAAGCCTTACGCAAAGACTGCTCGAGCTTGCGGACCTCGTTCGGTTTCAATTTGTCGATTTTGGTCGCGACCACGCAGAGCGAACGCCCCGTCGTGTTCATGAATTCTTTGAGCGCCTCTTCGTCCTCGGACCATTCGCGGCGGCAGTCCATCACGAGGATCGCGCCCACCAGACAGTCCCGATCCGCCAAGTACAGCTCGATCATCTCGGCCCATTCGTCGCGCTCGGCGTGGCCGCGGGCCGCAAAGCCGTATCCGGGCAGATCGACCCAACGGTATTTGCCGTTCGCGGCCTCGAAAAAATTGAGTAAACGCGTCCGGCCCGGAGCCTGACTCACGCGCGCGACGTCGCTTTTCGCCCAGTGATTGAGGAAGGAACTTTTGCCGGCGTTGGACCGACCGGTGATGGCGATTTCGGGTTTATTCCCGTCGGGAAAATCTTTGCTCCATTGAGCGCTCTTCAGGTAACGGACAACACGGCTCATGGGATTTAAAGACTAGTCGATTCTTCGAATTTGGACAACGAGTCTTAGACAATAGAAGTCCGCGGCAATCCCCTCGCCTCATCTCGAAAATACGGGCCCCTGAGGCCTTTCCGGCTTGGAACTGCTTTTGAAATGACCGCTTCGCGAGGTGATTATGAACGAATTCCAACTCCGCTTCCCCGGCCGTACGCAAAGTCTCGAGCTCTCCGAGCATACCCCCCTCGGCCGCGAAGCCCAATGGCCCGGGGCCACTGAGCCTAAAGCGAGCGACCGCCACGCCCGTATCGAACGCAAAGAACAAGGTTATCTGATCCGCGACCTGCGCAGTGAGCACGGCACCTTCGTCAACGGGACCCGCGTGAGCGAAGCCTGGCTGCAACCCGGCGACGAAATCCGCATCGGTGACGCCATCGGCCTTTTCCAAGCCATCACCGTCGAGCCCGTTTTCGGTTTGACCTCGAAATGCCCCGCTTGGAAGGAGCAGCTGAAACGGGTCGCCTCGGTCGCCCAATCCCCCTTCCCCGTCCTGCTTTTGGGTCCCTCCGGTACGGGGAAAGAAGTCCTCGCCGAAAGCATTCACAATTATTCTTCCCGTCGCGATGGCCCCTTCGTTCGCGTGAACTGCAGCGCCCTCACCGAAACCCTCGTTGAATCGGAACTCTTCGGTCACGTGAAAGGCAGCTTCACCGGCGCCATCGCCGACCGCAAAGGGGCTTTCGAGAGCGCCCGTGGCGGCACCCTGTTTTTGGACGAGATCGGCGACCTGCCCTACGGGCTTCAAGCAAAACTTCTGCGCGCGCTGGAAAACAACGAGATCCGCTCGGTCGGAAGCGACCGCACGATCCAAACCGACGTCCGCATCTTGGCCGCGACTCACCAAAATCTGATCGAAAAGATTCACGCCGGAAGTTTCCGTACGGATCTTTACTATCGTCTGAACGTCGTCGCGATCCAGCCTCCGGCATTGAACGAGCGGATGGACGATTTCGAGGATCTTCTGTACGGATTTGCGAAGCAGATGCGCGTGCGTTTCTCGCACGGCGCGATCCAAAAACTCAAAAAACACACTTGGCCCGGAAACATCCGCGAGTTGAAAAACACCGTGGCGCGGGCCTCCGCCTTCTTTCCGCAACGCCAAGTGGAAGAGACCGACGTCGTCGAAATCTTGGACCGCGCGAGCGTCGGTACACCCTTGCCGAGTTTCCCGGGCGCAGCGCTCGCCCCCGCCCCGGTTCCCGTGGACCTTCCCGTCATCAAAGAGATGGAGCGCCAGATGATCGTGAAGCGGCTGATCGCCAATCACGGCAACCAGCGCCGGACCGCGCAGGATCTGGGAATGCCCAAAAGCACCCTGCACGACCGTTTGAAACTCTACAATATCGACCCCCGCCAGTACGCACCCGGATACCCGGGCCTGGAAGGCGCCATCCGTGAAGCGATGGCGATTCCCGAGGCGCAAGGGGCGTCAGGAGTCTAAGGATTCACGGCCAAAAATTCGAAGTAAAGCTGCGCGGGACGCGGGACCTTGGCGCCGCAATCGTTCATCGTGTTCGCGCCCTCGCCGTTCAAGACCTTGTACTGCAACGACTCACGGGGTTTGATCCCGCCGGTATCGCGTTCTTCGAGCCGGATCTCTTCGAAGTCCTCGAAGGACATGTAGCGTAGAACGCCGTTGTGGTAGGTCGCCCAGCCTTTGGGGCGATCGGGATCCTCCGACGTCCAGATCAAAGCTTCGTTGATATAAAGTTCGACCCGACGATTTTCGATCGGCCCGAGTTTGAAATAGTACTGCGTACGTCCCATCGGGATGAACGAGAGCGTACATGGAACCGGCTCATTTTCGGGAGGCCGCTGGGCCGCCCGTTTCAATTCTTCCCAATCGCATCCAGACAAAATAAGAACCACCGCGGACAATAAAAGACCGCGCCAGGCGTTCGCCATGACTGACTCCTTCGTGAAATGTGTTAAGGGGACCGTTTATTCGCTAAAAATTTCCGCGCACTCGGGATTCGCCGTGAGCAAGGTCTTCAACGTCGGCGCGAGCTCCTGAAGCGGGGGAAGCTGGCCGCAGGCTTTCGCGTCCAAAGCGTTCAGGCAGGCACCCAATGCCGGGCCGTCGACTTTCACGCTTCCCTCACGCACACCGATCGCGACCGCGCGACTATCAGTGAACTTCGTCAGCCCGAAATGTGTCGGCAGCGTATCGGTCCCGAGCGTCCGCTCGCGGCAGTCGGCTCCACGGAGCGGTGAACCGCAGCGCTGAAGCGCGCCGCAGAGGCCCTGATCGATCAGCAGAATCGCGGGGTTTGATTGCGCGCAGTCCGTGTCATTTTCGCTTTCGCAATAACCGCTGTTCACGGGCATTTCCAAACCGGGGTTTCCCGAGTCCGTCCCTTTGAACATGCAGCCCGAAAGGGCGAAGCCGAGGATGAGAAGCAGTGCTTTCATGAGTTTCCTTTCTTCAGTTGCGCCACGGGAAAAAGCTGCAAGTTCAACTGAAGGACGTTTTCGGCGGTATCCGCCGCTTCGGAGAGTTCGAGAATTTCGTCTTTCAATTTTTGAATTTTTCGGCGCGCCAGTTCGTAGGCTTCGGGCGTCAGACGCACGGTGACCGCGTGGAACTCACGCTCGTGCGCCTTGAATCGACCGAGAGCTTGCTTCGCTAAATCGAGGATCTCGAGGTGGAAACCGAAGAGCGCCGAATTGATCACCCGGTCGCCCGAGCGTAAGGTTTGGTGGCGCACGCGCAGGAAGCCTTGGCCGTCGCTCGCGATGAGTCCCAGCTTTTGCAGATGCACGATCCCCTCGTGAATTTGCGCGCGCGAAAGCCCCAGGCTGACTTTTTCGTATATCTCGTCGGCGTTTTGAAAACCCTCGCGCAACGTCAGCACTTCGCGCAAAACCACGTAGGCCCATTTGCGGTGATACTCGAATTGATCTTTGGCTAAAATCGAAGTCGCCAGCCGTGGCTTCAATCCGACGAGCTTTTCGGCGTAGTGAAGTTTATCGGTCAGATCTTTCGCGCGTTGGAACTGCACCAAGGCGCGGAAGTAGTCCCCCTCGGCGACCGAAAGTTTGAACATCTGCACGACCTTCTCGGCGCCTTCGGCGGTCAGCTCGCGTTCTTGATCGATGACGAGCTTGAAGAAGTTCGGCGAGGTGTAGCCCGCCTGCTGCGCCATCCACCGGTAAGAGCAAGGAAGACCGCGGGCCTTGCGTTCGGCCATCAACTTCGCGAGCAACGCGCGGTAGTCGTCGTATTCAAAAAAGTGACGCGAAGGCGTCGTGGGCTCCAGGTTCATGTCCCTAAGTATCGGGGACCTCTGATGGAATTCAAGGCAAGGACGTGCAAATGCGTATTCAACCCGGAATACGCACCTGGACCATGGGCCAGGTCACGGCTTCAGCACGATGGTTTTGATCCGCAAGCCGCGCAGCTGCCCTTGGCTTAGATTGCGGTTCAGATCTTTGAGGAGATCTGCGGCCATCCCTTGCTTGCCGGGCGGCGTATCCAGGACATCGAAGCTGTACTCTTCGATTTTGCGCTGCATGCGATCACGGAAAAAGGCTTCCCGCGATTTCAACTCGAGGATGGATTCGGGACTCATTCCTTCGGCGAAAAATTCGACCGCGAGCATCGGGTTTTCGCCCGAATTCGAGCTGGGCCGGATGTTGACCACCATCTTCGTGATCAAAAGAAGGTTCGGTGTGGACCGGACGTTGTCGAAGAAAAGCTCCGGTTTTTCCGCCGGGTCGTATTCGAAAACGGGAGCGCCTTCGTCGGCGAAGTTCGCGATGAAAAGCTCTTTTTGTCCCGGCAGGAGGCGTCCCGTGAACGCGAAGTAGACTCCGTAGCCCGCGCCCGCGATGACCGCCAAAGTCGATACCAGCAGGAGCTTCCGTTTCAGGCTCATCGCGCCGAAGCTCTTCAGCCCGCCGCCCACGCCCTCTTTCAGCGAGGATGCGGCTTGGACCACGCCTTTGCGTGTCCCCTTCCACAGTCCGAGCGCCAAGTCGTGCGCCCGATTTCGCGAGGCGATGGCGAGCGCCACCGCTTTGGCCGCGAGCTTCGCGCGGAGTTTCCGCAGCCCCAGCACCCAGCCCGGCAAGAAGGTCAGATTGCGGTAGATGAATTTCCAAACCGGCTTACCGTGCTCCCACTTCGCGATCTCGTGGCGGAGCTCTTCGGCGACGTCTTCCTCGGGAACCTCGGCCAACTTCAGGTTTTTGTCGGCCGCCAGATCCTTCATCCGCGCGGCGAACTCGGGATCTTGTTCGTCGAGAAAACGATCGATCTCGGCCTCATCGGGCTCGTGATCCTCCGGAAGGAGTTCGTCGGGATTCGGATTGGCTTCGTCCTGCATCAGTTTCCAGTCTTCAGTCGAGGGAGATCCTGCAGATAGTCTAAGTTTTGCCGACCTTCACCGGCAACTGAATTTCGCGCGCGCAAGTTTCGTGTAGACTTGAGGAATCGGAGGCGTCGATGAAATTGGGGTTGCTGGCACTGTCTTTGGTCCTGAGCGCGGGTTGCACCCACTTCGAACGCAGCACCGGCAGCGGATATTCACCCGCGGCCAGCCCGAAAACCCAGGTTTACCGCACGAAGCCCAACGTCCGCGATCAGGAGTGGGGTTCACTGCAAACGAAAACCCGTATCAAACAGCTCGAAAACTCATTGCGCACCCGTAAGGAGCTCGATCAGTACTCGAAGGTACTGCCGCTTCTGAAAAGCGACCAAGAACGCATCGAATTCCTGGAGCTGAACAACTTCGAAGCGCGCAGCCGCTGGATGAACCAAAACAAAGTCCCGGCGCGCAACCAACTGCAGCAAGAAACGATGCGCGAGCTGATCGAAGCCCAGGACATCGCCGTCGGCATGCCGCAGAACCTGGTGAAAAAATCTTGGGGCGATCCCGAAAACATCGAAGTCTCGGGCAATCCCGAGTTCCGCAACGAGCGCTGGCGCTACTCGAAGTACGTCAGCACGCCCGACGGTTACAAACTCGAGCGCAAGGTCGTCTACTTCGAAGCCGGCAAAGTCGTCGGCTGGGAAGTGGAATAACGGCGCCATGTCGGTCGCCGGCAAAGCCGAATGCGTCGACGGCGGAGCCGTAACGTGCATACGGTGACGTGGATGCGTCGACGGCGAAGCAGTGACGTGCGGCTAGTGGGCTTCGGACCAGTTCGGCCCCTGGGCGGCGTTGACCTTCAACGGAACCGCGATCTTCACCACGGACTCCATGATGCGGATGATTTCGGGAGTCGCCTCGCGTAAACGCTCGGGCGTATCTTCAAAAATCAATTCATCGTGCACTTGCAAGGTCATCGGGACGCCGATGCCGTTCACCACGTCGATCATCGCTTTTTTCACGATGTCGGCGGCCGTACCTTGAATGGGCGCGTTGATGGCCGCCCGCTCGCCGAATTTACGGATCGCGGGATTCGCGCTCTTGAACTCTTTCATGTAACGTTTGCGCCCGAAGAGCGTCGACACGAAGCCGTCGGCTTGCGCCTGCGCGATCGTGGACTCGATGTAGCGACCGACGCCGGGGAAACGCTGGAAGTAGCGCGCGATGATCTCTTGGGCTTGTCCACGGGGAATTCCGAGCGTTTCGGCCAGACCGAAGGCCCCTTGGCCGTAGGCGATACCGAAGTTCACGGCCTTGGCCGTTCGCCGGTGATCCGCCGTCACTTCGGATAACGGAACTTGGAAGATCTCGCTGGCGGTCGCCGCGTGGATATCCAAATCGTCCTTGAAGGCCTGGATCAGATTCGCGTCGTCGGCGTAGTGCGCGAGGATCCGCAGTTCGATCTGTGAGTAGTCGATGCTCAAAAGCTCTTTGCCGGGACTTGCGACAAACGCTTTGCGGACCTCTTCCCCCCGCGCGGTGCGGATCGGGATGTTCTGCAAATTCGGATTGAGTGAAGACAGGCGGCCCGTCGCCGTATGCGTGGAGTTGAAGGTCGTGTGCACGCGGGCGTCGCCGTCCGCCAGCAGGGGAAGCGCGTCGACGTAGGTGGACTTCAACTTCGTGAGTTCGCGATAAGTCAAAATCTCGGCCGCGATCGGATGGAGCGGTTTCAGTTTGTCCATGACGTCGGTGTCGGTGGAGTAGCCGGTTTTGGTTTTAC
It encodes the following:
- the kdsB gene encoding 3-deoxy-manno-octulosonate cytidylyltransferase; protein product: MKIAIVIPARFASTRFPGKPLALVQGKPMIVRVAEKSRAAWPEAQVVVATDDERIRQAVEAAGFQVAMTRTDHPSGSDRIHEAATQLGLGADDLVVNVQGDEPQVRREWIEALIRPFQRDASLRMSTIAHDLGAEDLESPNAVKAIVNSKSHAIYFTRYAAPYSRQSFAEMGAGPVLKHMGFYAYRKGFLDEFCGTVPSYCERAESLEQLRALEMGERIFVTRVEGRSLGVDTPDDLVKLNEIWRDE
- a CDS encoding TIGR02147 family protein produces the protein MNLEPTTPSRHFFEYDDYRALLAKLMAERKARGLPCSYRWMAQQAGYTSPNFFKLVIDQERELTAEGAEKVVQMFKLSVAEGDYFRALVQFQRAKDLTDKLHYAEKLVGLKPRLATSILAKDQFEYHRKWAYVVLREVLTLREGFQNADEIYEKVSLGLSRAQIHEGIVHLQKLGLIASDGQGFLRVRHQTLRSGDRVINSALFGFHLEILDLAKQALGRFKAHEREFHAVTVRLTPEAYELARRKIQKLKDEILELSEAADTAENVLQLNLQLFPVAQLKKGNS
- the yihA gene encoding ribosome biogenesis GTP-binding protein YihA/YsxC, whose product is MSRVVRYLKSAQWSKDFPDGNKPEIAITGRSNAGKSSFLNHWAKSDVARVSQAPGRTRLLNFFEAANGKYRWVDLPGYGFAARGHAERDEWAEMIELYLADRDCLVGAILVMDCRREWSEDEEALKEFMNTTGRSLCVVATKIDKLKPNEVRKLEQSLRKASGSPVFMVSNTKKIGAEEVEEFLFKSWVLPALNAKKKTKPVADEAVEGE
- a CDS encoding sigma 54-interacting transcriptional regulator, coding for MNEFQLRFPGRTQSLELSEHTPLGREAQWPGATEPKASDRHARIERKEQGYLIRDLRSEHGTFVNGTRVSEAWLQPGDEIRIGDAIGLFQAITVEPVFGLTSKCPAWKEQLKRVASVAQSPFPVLLLGPSGTGKEVLAESIHNYSSRRDGPFVRVNCSALTETLVESELFGHVKGSFTGAIADRKGAFESARGGTLFLDEIGDLPYGLQAKLLRALENNEIRSVGSDRTIQTDVRILAATHQNLIEKIHAGSFRTDLYYRLNVVAIQPPALNERMDDFEDLLYGFAKQMRVRFSHGAIQKLKKHTWPGNIRELKNTVARASAFFPQRQVEETDVVEILDRASVGTPLPSFPGAALAPAPVPVDLPVIKEMERQMIVKRLIANHGNQRRTAQDLGMPKSTLHDRLKLYNIDPRQYAPGYPGLEGAIREAMAIPEAQGASGV